The following proteins are encoded in a genomic region of Primulina huaijiensis isolate GDHJ02 chromosome 3, ASM1229523v2, whole genome shotgun sequence:
- the LOC140972025 gene encoding uncharacterized protein: MDLDLNQQSPESPLRLGSSLNEPEICNSRIGDRIRFLQAVTGRAIQRRRHDQQPSDHDMAERGKCWKSESSHLVAKALEMDDGANNVCVPDEEVCFYACNICSETARSPVVTCCGHLFCWACFYHMNYVDSTSKECPVCEGEVSDESVIPVYGNGDVACELESSVKTPPRPKARRVESVRQQRRGLDDVPVAEALRRIRIGIGAMAE; encoded by the coding sequence ATGGATCTTGATCTTAACCAACAGTCGCCGGAATCACCATTACGTTTGGGGTCGTCGTTAAATGAACCGGAAATTTGTAATAGCAGAATAGGCGATAGAATTCGTTTTCTGCAGGCTGTGACCGGTCGTGCCATTCAACGGCGTCGGCATGACCAGCAACCAAGCGATCATGACATGGCTGAGAGAGGGAAATGTTGGAAAAGTGAGAGTTCCCATTTGGTGGCCAAGGCGTTGGAGATGGATGACGGGGCTAACAACGTTTGTGTGCCTGATGAGGAAGTATGTTTCTATGCTTGCAATATATGCTCGGAGACGGCGAGGAGTCCTGTGGTGACTTGCTGCGGACACCTTTTTTGCTGGGCTTGCTTTTATCATATGAATTACGTGGATTCGACGTCTAAGGAGTGCCCGGTCTGCGAGGGAGAGGTGTCGGACGAGTCGGTGATTCCCGTGTACGGGAATGGGGATGTTGCGTGCGAGTTGGAATCCAGTGTGAAGACCCCGCCGAGACCCAAAGCCAGGAGAGTGGAGAGTGTTAGGCAGCAGAGGCGTGGTTTGGATGACGTTCCTGTTGCGGAGGCGCTCAGGCGGATTAGGATTGGTATTGGTGCAATGGCGGAGTGA
- the LOC140972024 gene encoding protein VACUOLELESS GAMETOPHYTES-like has product MGIFRSACTHSHWQQMKKHFSHPHPLKLSVPALHKDDEYEADDVCSGCEQALIPADPVYTCSQRDCEFFLHKSCSELPRHTEHKSHQEHELTLLSDPPEHSLYYDCNACGDLINGFSFHCNKCEDFRLHVKCAFLAESVDSKAHKHTLSVEYSSRQKPEEGGSGDNMVLCDVCDCCLTEGYWFYGCKECDFRTHLVCAISAEGPPDESKEEEEEEEEDLEGLSDEQRLMLASIKAKDQMVKLQFQMQMAQLNAQTISNLCRF; this is encoded by the coding sequence atgggaATCTTCAGATCTGCGTGCACTCACAGCCATTGGCAACAAATGAAGAAGCACTTCAGCCACCCTCATCCCCTCAAACTCTCTGTTCCAGCACTCCATAAAGATGATGAATATGAAGCTGATGATGTCTGCTCAGGCTGTGAGCAAGCCCTGATTCCAGCCGATCCGGTCTACACTTGCTCCCAACGCGATTGCGAGTTCTTCCTCCACAAATCGTGTTCTGAACTACCCCGCCATACGGAACACAAATCCCACCAGGAACACGAGCTCACGCTCCTCTCGGATCCCCCAGAGCACAGCCTTTACTACGACTGCAACGCTTGTGGTGACCTGATCAATGGGTTTTCCTTCCATTGCAACAAATGTGAAGACTTCAGGCTCCACGTGAAATGCGCTTTCTTGGCTGAATCCGTGGATTCGAAAGCGCATAAACACACTCTTTCTGTTGAATACTCGTCCAGACAGAAACCTGAGGAGGGTGGTTCCGGGGATAATATGGTTCTGTGTGATGTCTGCGACTGTTGCCTTACAGAGGGGTACTGGTTTTACGGTTGTAAAGAATGCGATTTCCGTACTCATTTAGTGTGCGCGATCTCTGCTGAGGGGCCTCCGGATGAAtccaaagaagaagaagaagaagaagaagaagatttagAGGGATTATCTGATGAACAAAGATTGATGCTTGCAAGTATAAAGGCGAAGGATCAGATGGTGAAGCTTCAGTTTCAAATGCAAATGGCTCAACTCAATGCCCAAACAATTTCCAATCTCTGTCGTTTTTGA
- the LOC140972836 gene encoding uncharacterized protein isoform X1, producing the protein MAHCPKSGPRLLLKDLENRTRGGLGRPSGSYLPFDLFVFPLRRPKPVIVGGLHPMGSLSYSRLRDLCDEYFDPRKSICCGDPRKAICGGGTTLFHVGGLAHIKDKAETALNFYNKKRRKNFVLDKVVKVNRVSGGAIFCLTFWAKRDENDECRLFRGVYCRGNVLLCEIKDGDCEITIPAGHVDGVPGPLAIGTDDPLYEWHRDVYLNAPDVCSEDEDDEDDSEDEKY; encoded by the exons ATGGCCCATTGCCCCAAATCCGGCCCACGTCTTCTATTAAAAGACCTGGAGAACAGAACGCGTGGAGGATTAGGGCGCCCATCGGGATCGTATCTCCCCTTCGATCTCTTCGTATTTCCGCTTCGCAGGCCAAAGCCGGTGATAGTTGGCG GGCTTCATCCAATGGGATCGCTGTCATACTCAAGGCTACGTGAT CTATGTGATGAATATTTTGATCCAAGAAAATCTATATGCTGTGGAGATCCAAGAAAAGCTATATGCGGTGGAGGGACGACGCTGTTTCATGTCGGTGGTTTAGCTCATATCAAGGACAAAGCGGAAACGGCCTTAAACTTCTACAATAAGAAaaga CGAAAGAATTTCGTTCTCGATAAGGTTGTCAAGGTTAACCGTGTATCTGGTGGTGCTATTTTCTGCTTGACATTTTGGGCAAAGAGGGACGAAAATGATGAGTGCCGTCTTTTTCGAGGTGTTTATTGTCGGGGTAATGTATTGCTATGTGAGATCAAG GATGGCGATTGTGAAATTACGATTCCAGCTGGCCACGTAGATGGTGTACCTGGTCCATTAGCAATTGGGACAGATGACCCTCTTTACGAATGGCACCGTGATGT CTATCTAAATGCCCCCGATGTCTGCTCTGAAGACGAGGATGATGAGGATGATTCAGAAGATGAGAAGTATTAA
- the LOC140972833 gene encoding uncharacterized protein isoform X2, protein MDTQTELSRHRGQETPMASETLRNCIRKVNSESSANPANASGDCTQNQFQYKPQLFGVDLIKLSRDDHGIEGISASVVRKHRDSSREKYHSKPQLVIPSVNPSTSHSMTMKESGNEVSGNSGAFLPASIATQINSNGWQNGGKARKTSSEQENMESQPKGTKKKHEKKEDKDLVPLIGSMASSQRFHCEAVLISSQHKRRLRSLELCPTSDNLFVTSALDGVVNLWQIQGKGAGVDLLSISECQSNKQRRWPEDIAWHPQANRLFSVYTADGGDSQISILELNEGDDRTRVSFLEDKPHVKGIINSINFMPWDKTCFVTGGSDHDVVLWTEHDKEGSWKPNSLHRSIHTSAVMGVAGLQDKNVVMSAGADKRIIGFDTTSGTVVYKYQTESKCMSVLTNPCDFNLFMVQTGTPGRQLKLIDFRAKAQEIHSLGWNQESGESQSALISQAWSPDGVCISSGSGDPLIHIFDIRHNAQKPLESLRAHHKRVLKAVWHNTLPLLISISSDLNIGLHTLIK, encoded by the exons ATGGATACACAAACTGAATTGTCTCGTCATCGTGGCCAGGAAACTCCAATGGCTTCAGAAACTTTAAGAAACTGTATAAGAAAGGTAAATTCGGAAAGTTCAGCGAATCCTGCCAATGCGAGTGGTGATTGTACTCAAAACCAGTTTCAGTACAAACCACAGCTGTTTGGTGTGGATTTGATTAAGTTATCAAGAGATGATCATGGAATTGAAGGAATATCAGCTAGTGTTGTACGTAAACATAGAGATTCTTCTCGAGAAAAATATCACTCTAAACCACAGCTTGTGATTCCTTCTGTGAATCCAAGCACGTCACATTCAATGACCATGAAAGAATCTGGAAATGAAGTTAGTGGCAATTCTGGTGCATTTCTTCCTGCTTCAATAGCCACTCAAATCAATAGCAATGGATGGCAAAATGGAGGCAAAGCTCGTAAAACATCTTCGGAGCAAGAAAACATGGAATCTCAACCTAAAGGAACGAAAAAGAAGCATG AGAAGAAAGAAGATAAAGACTTGGTTCCGTTGATAGGAAGCATGGCTTCATCACAAAGATTCCATTGCGAGGCTGTTCTTATATCTAGTCAACACAAAAGAAGGCTGAGAAGCCTTGAGCTTTGTCCGACTAGTGATAATTTATTTGTGACCAG TGCATTGGATGGAGTGGTTAATCTGTGGCAAATCCAGGGGAAAGG TGCTGGTGTCGATCTTCTAAGTATTTCTGAATGTCAATCCAACAAGCAAAGGAGATGGCCAGAAGATATAGCTTGGCATCCACAGGCAAATAGACTTTTTTCGGTTTATACTGCTGATGGTGGGGATTCTCAGATATCAATTCTGGAACTGAATGAAGGAGATGAT AGAACACGTGTAAGCTTTCTTGAAGACAAGCCTCACGTTAAAGGCATAATCAACAGCATAAATTTCATGCCATGGGACAAAACATGCTTCGTTACTGGTGGCAGCGATCATGATGTAGTTCTTTGGACCGAACATGACAAGGAAGGCTCATGGAAACCTAATTCATTACACAGAAGTATCCATACCAGTGCTGTAATGGGGGTTGCTGGATTGCAGGATAAGAATGTTGTAATGTCTGCTGGTGCAGACAAAAGAATAATTGGATTTGATACGACATCTGGGACAGTTGTTTACAAGTATCAGACTGAAAGCAAATGCATGAGTGTTCTAACTAATCCATGCGACTTCAACCTCTTTATGGTTCAGACAGG GACCCCAGGGCGGCAGCTTAAACTAATTGATTTCAGAGCGAAGGCCCAGGAGATCCATAGTCTCGGGTGGAACCAAGAGAGTGGTGAATCACAGTCGGCTCTCATCAGTCAGGCGTGGTCTCCGGATGGTGTATGCATAAGTTCTGGCTCAGGGGATCCCCTAATTCACATCTTTGACATCAGACATAATGCTCAGAAACCATTGGAGTCACTAAGAGCCCATCATAAACGAGTCCTTAAAGCTGTATGGCACAACACTCTCCCTCTCCTCATTTCAATTTCTTCCGACTTGAACATTGGACTGCACACACTGATCAAATAA
- the LOC140972836 gene encoding uncharacterized protein isoform X4: MAHCPKSGPRLLLKDLENRTRGGLGRPSGSYLPFDLFVFPLRRPKPVIVGGLHPMGSLSYSRLRDLCDEYFDPRKSICCGDPRKAICGGGTTLFHVGGLAHIKDKAETALNFYNKKRRKNFVLDKVVKVNRVSGGAIFCLTFWAKRDENDECRLFRGVYCRGNVLLCEIKDGDCEITIPAGHVDGVPGPLAIGTDDPLYEWHRDLGVNSYVCTMLISTSVFL; this comes from the exons ATGGCCCATTGCCCCAAATCCGGCCCACGTCTTCTATTAAAAGACCTGGAGAACAGAACGCGTGGAGGATTAGGGCGCCCATCGGGATCGTATCTCCCCTTCGATCTCTTCGTATTTCCGCTTCGCAGGCCAAAGCCGGTGATAGTTGGCG GGCTTCATCCAATGGGATCGCTGTCATACTCAAGGCTACGTGAT CTATGTGATGAATATTTTGATCCAAGAAAATCTATATGCTGTGGAGATCCAAGAAAAGCTATATGCGGTGGAGGGACGACGCTGTTTCATGTCGGTGGTTTAGCTCATATCAAGGACAAAGCGGAAACGGCCTTAAACTTCTACAATAAGAAaaga CGAAAGAATTTCGTTCTCGATAAGGTTGTCAAGGTTAACCGTGTATCTGGTGGTGCTATTTTCTGCTTGACATTTTGGGCAAAGAGGGACGAAAATGATGAGTGCCGTCTTTTTCGAGGTGTTTATTGTCGGGGTAATGTATTGCTATGTGAGATCAAG GATGGCGATTGTGAAATTACGATTCCAGCTGGCCACGTAGATGGTGTACCTGGTCCATTAGCAATTGGGACAGATGACCCTCTTTACGAATGGCACCGTGAT TTGGGAGTGAATAGCTATGTATGCACCATGTTAATTTCTACTTCAGTGTTCTTGTAG
- the LOC140972836 gene encoding uncharacterized protein isoform X5, whose product MAHCPKSGPRLLLKDLENRTRGGLGRPSGSYLPFDLFVFPLRRPKPVIVGGLHPMGSLSYSRLRDLCDEYFDPRKSICCGDPRKAICGGGTTLFHVGGLAHIKDKAETALNFYNKKRRKNFVLDKVVKVNRVSGGAIFCLTFWAKRDENDECRLFRGVYCRGNVLLCEIKDGDCEITIPAGHVDGVPGPLAIGTDDPLYEWHQLGVNSYVCTMLISTSVFL is encoded by the exons ATGGCCCATTGCCCCAAATCCGGCCCACGTCTTCTATTAAAAGACCTGGAGAACAGAACGCGTGGAGGATTAGGGCGCCCATCGGGATCGTATCTCCCCTTCGATCTCTTCGTATTTCCGCTTCGCAGGCCAAAGCCGGTGATAGTTGGCG GGCTTCATCCAATGGGATCGCTGTCATACTCAAGGCTACGTGAT CTATGTGATGAATATTTTGATCCAAGAAAATCTATATGCTGTGGAGATCCAAGAAAAGCTATATGCGGTGGAGGGACGACGCTGTTTCATGTCGGTGGTTTAGCTCATATCAAGGACAAAGCGGAAACGGCCTTAAACTTCTACAATAAGAAaaga CGAAAGAATTTCGTTCTCGATAAGGTTGTCAAGGTTAACCGTGTATCTGGTGGTGCTATTTTCTGCTTGACATTTTGGGCAAAGAGGGACGAAAATGATGAGTGCCGTCTTTTTCGAGGTGTTTATTGTCGGGGTAATGTATTGCTATGTGAGATCAAG GATGGCGATTGTGAAATTACGATTCCAGCTGGCCACGTAGATGGTGTACCTGGTCCATTAGCAATTGGGACAGATGACCCTCTTTACGAATGGCACC AGTTGGGAGTGAATAGCTATGTATGCACCATGTTAATTTCTACTTCAGTGTTCTTGTAG
- the LOC140972836 gene encoding uncharacterized protein isoform X2: MAHCPKSGPRLLLKDLENRTRGGLGRPSGSYLPFDLFVFPLRRPKPVIVGGLHPMGSLSYSRLRDLCDEYFDPRKSICCGDPRKAICGGGTTLFHVGGLAHIKDKAETALNFYNKKRRKNFVLDKVVKVNRVSGGAIFCLTFWAKRDENDECRLFRGVYCRGNVLLCEIKDGDCEITIPAGHVDGLPGPSPIGTDHPLYEWYLNAPDVCSEDEDDEDDSEDETSP; the protein is encoded by the exons ATGGCCCATTGCCCCAAATCCGGCCCACGTCTTCTATTAAAAGACCTGGAGAACAGAACGCGTGGAGGATTAGGGCGCCCATCGGGATCGTATCTCCCCTTCGATCTCTTCGTATTTCCGCTTCGCAGGCCAAAGCCGGTGATAGTTGGCG GGCTTCATCCAATGGGATCGCTGTCATACTCAAGGCTACGTGAT CTATGTGATGAATATTTTGATCCAAGAAAATCTATATGCTGTGGAGATCCAAGAAAAGCTATATGCGGTGGAGGGACGACGCTGTTTCATGTCGGTGGTTTAGCTCATATCAAGGACAAAGCGGAAACGGCCTTAAACTTCTACAATAAGAAaaga CGAAAGAATTTCGTTCTCGATAAGGTTGTCAAGGTTAACCGTGTATCTGGTGGTGCTATTTTCTGCTTGACATTTTGGGCAAAGAGGGACGAAAATGATGAGTGCCGTCTTTTTCGAGGTGTTTATTGTCGGGGTAATGTATTGCTATGTGAGATCAAG GATGGCGATTGTGAAATTACGATTCCAGCTGGCCACGTAGATGGTTTACCTGGTCCATCTCCAATTGGGACAGATCACCCTCTTTACGAATG GTATCTAAATGCCCCCGATGTCTGCTCTGAGGACGAGGATGATGAGGATGATTCAGAAGATGAGACTTCGCCCTAA
- the LOC140972836 gene encoding uncharacterized protein isoform X3 → MAHCPKSGPRLLLKDLENRTRGGLGRPSGSYLPFDLFVFPLRRPKPVIVGGLHPMGSLSYSRLRDLCDEYFDPRKSICCGDPRKAICGGGTTLFHVGGLAHIKDKAETALNFYNKKRRKNFVLDKVVKVNRVSGGAIFCLTFWAKRDENDECRLFRGVYCRGNVLLCEIKDGDCEITIPAGHVDGLPGPSPIGTDHPLYECYLNAPDVCSEDEDDEDDSEDEKY, encoded by the exons ATGGCCCATTGCCCCAAATCCGGCCCACGTCTTCTATTAAAAGACCTGGAGAACAGAACGCGTGGAGGATTAGGGCGCCCATCGGGATCGTATCTCCCCTTCGATCTCTTCGTATTTCCGCTTCGCAGGCCAAAGCCGGTGATAGTTGGCG GGCTTCATCCAATGGGATCGCTGTCATACTCAAGGCTACGTGAT CTATGTGATGAATATTTTGATCCAAGAAAATCTATATGCTGTGGAGATCCAAGAAAAGCTATATGCGGTGGAGGGACGACGCTGTTTCATGTCGGTGGTTTAGCTCATATCAAGGACAAAGCGGAAACGGCCTTAAACTTCTACAATAAGAAaaga CGAAAGAATTTCGTTCTCGATAAGGTTGTCAAGGTTAACCGTGTATCTGGTGGTGCTATTTTCTGCTTGACATTTTGGGCAAAGAGGGACGAAAATGATGAGTGCCGTCTTTTTCGAGGTGTTTATTGTCGGGGTAATGTATTGCTATGTGAGATCAAG GATGGCGATTGTGAAATTACGATTCCAGCTGGCCACGTAGATGGTTTACCTGGTCCATCTCCAATTGGGACAGATCACCCTCTTTACGAATG CTATCTAAATGCCCCCGATGTCTGCTCTGAAGACGAGGATGATGAGGATGATTCAGAAGATGAGAAGTATTAA
- the LOC140972833 gene encoding uncharacterized protein isoform X1, with protein sequence MRGPPFPKKPKIEIVKLEDEEEEYGDGTTEERSWKDLEAALEVLVELRTKEVEQLRERVAYYKFQLDEALTRLMDTQTELSRHRGQETPMASETLRNCIRKVNSESSANPANASGDCTQNQFQYKPQLFGVDLIKLSRDDHGIEGISASVVRKHRDSSREKYHSKPQLVIPSVNPSTSHSMTMKESGNEVSGNSGAFLPASIATQINSNGWQNGGKARKTSSEQENMESQPKGTKKKHEKKEDKDLVPLIGSMASSQRFHCEAVLISSQHKRRLRSLELCPTSDNLFVTSALDGVVNLWQIQGKGAGVDLLSISECQSNKQRRWPEDIAWHPQANRLFSVYTADGGDSQISILELNEGDDRTRVSFLEDKPHVKGIINSINFMPWDKTCFVTGGSDHDVVLWTEHDKEGSWKPNSLHRSIHTSAVMGVAGLQDKNVVMSAGADKRIIGFDTTSGTVVYKYQTESKCMSVLTNPCDFNLFMVQTGTPGRQLKLIDFRAKAQEIHSLGWNQESGESQSALISQAWSPDGVCISSGSGDPLIHIFDIRHNAQKPLESLRAHHKRVLKAVWHNTLPLLISISSDLNIGLHTLIK encoded by the exons ATGAGAGGGCCACCGTTTCCGAAGAAGCCCAAAATCGAAATTGTGAAATTAGAAGACGAAGAAGAAGAATATGGAGATGGAACAACGGAGGAACGGAGTTGGAAAGACCTAGAAGCAGCACTAGAAGTCCTTGTTGAACTACGTACCAAAGAAGTGGAGCAGCTTCGTGAGCGCGTTGCTTATTACAAGTTCCAG CTTGATGAAGCATTAACAAGGTTGATGGATACACAAACTGAATTGTCTCGTCATCGTGGCCAGGAAACTCCAATGGCTTCAGAAACTTTAAGAAACTGTATAAGAAAGGTAAATTCGGAAAGTTCAGCGAATCCTGCCAATGCGAGTGGTGATTGTACTCAAAACCAGTTTCAGTACAAACCACAGCTGTTTGGTGTGGATTTGATTAAGTTATCAAGAGATGATCATGGAATTGAAGGAATATCAGCTAGTGTTGTACGTAAACATAGAGATTCTTCTCGAGAAAAATATCACTCTAAACCACAGCTTGTGATTCCTTCTGTGAATCCAAGCACGTCACATTCAATGACCATGAAAGAATCTGGAAATGAAGTTAGTGGCAATTCTGGTGCATTTCTTCCTGCTTCAATAGCCACTCAAATCAATAGCAATGGATGGCAAAATGGAGGCAAAGCTCGTAAAACATCTTCGGAGCAAGAAAACATGGAATCTCAACCTAAAGGAACGAAAAAGAAGCATG AGAAGAAAGAAGATAAAGACTTGGTTCCGTTGATAGGAAGCATGGCTTCATCACAAAGATTCCATTGCGAGGCTGTTCTTATATCTAGTCAACACAAAAGAAGGCTGAGAAGCCTTGAGCTTTGTCCGACTAGTGATAATTTATTTGTGACCAG TGCATTGGATGGAGTGGTTAATCTGTGGCAAATCCAGGGGAAAGG TGCTGGTGTCGATCTTCTAAGTATTTCTGAATGTCAATCCAACAAGCAAAGGAGATGGCCAGAAGATATAGCTTGGCATCCACAGGCAAATAGACTTTTTTCGGTTTATACTGCTGATGGTGGGGATTCTCAGATATCAATTCTGGAACTGAATGAAGGAGATGAT AGAACACGTGTAAGCTTTCTTGAAGACAAGCCTCACGTTAAAGGCATAATCAACAGCATAAATTTCATGCCATGGGACAAAACATGCTTCGTTACTGGTGGCAGCGATCATGATGTAGTTCTTTGGACCGAACATGACAAGGAAGGCTCATGGAAACCTAATTCATTACACAGAAGTATCCATACCAGTGCTGTAATGGGGGTTGCTGGATTGCAGGATAAGAATGTTGTAATGTCTGCTGGTGCAGACAAAAGAATAATTGGATTTGATACGACATCTGGGACAGTTGTTTACAAGTATCAGACTGAAAGCAAATGCATGAGTGTTCTAACTAATCCATGCGACTTCAACCTCTTTATGGTTCAGACAGG GACCCCAGGGCGGCAGCTTAAACTAATTGATTTCAGAGCGAAGGCCCAGGAGATCCATAGTCTCGGGTGGAACCAAGAGAGTGGTGAATCACAGTCGGCTCTCATCAGTCAGGCGTGGTCTCCGGATGGTGTATGCATAAGTTCTGGCTCAGGGGATCCCCTAATTCACATCTTTGACATCAGACATAATGCTCAGAAACCATTGGAGTCACTAAGAGCCCATCATAAACGAGTCCTTAAAGCTGTATGGCACAACACTCTCCCTCTCCTCATTTCAATTTCTTCCGACTTGAACATTGGACTGCACACACTGATCAAATAA